The window CGATCTCGTCCCGCTGGGGTGGGTTGTTCGGAACCAATGCAAACAACTCCAAATGCTTGCTTCACGCATGAATGCCCTGCTAACCGACACACACAACTTCGAATCAGCCGCGTTGGGCGGTTTGTTGACGGACGATACGTTTTGGCCGGCGGAACCCCGCTCGCTGAATGAACTCGGCCTGTCGGTCAGCTTTATCGAAGCGTTGACGATCAAGTCGATTCATCAAATCGGAACCATCAGTGGTCGCAATGTGGCGACGATGATGGGATTGCCGTTTCGTTTGGTGGAACCCATCGTTGATGCGCTTCGGACTCGCAAGTTTGTTGCTCACGTGCGACCGGCAGCGTTCAACGACTATTACTACTCGCTGACCGAACTGGGGCAAAAGCGGGCGCAGACTCACCTTCAGCAATGCAGCTACATCGGGCCAGCACCCGTGCCATTGGCTGATTACACACTCAGCGTGGAAGCTCAAGCCGCCGGTGTCGATCCCATCGAGCGAGATGATTTACAAGCTTCGCTTTCGAAGATCTCCTACCAGGACGAATTGCTCGACCAGATTGGTCCAGCGATCAATAGCAACACTGGGATGTTCTTGTTCGGTCCTCCCGGCAATGGAAAGACCACCATCGCTCGAAGCTTGACCCAGTGTTTGGGACAGGAAATTTGGATCCCCCATGCGATCCTGGATGATGGCAATTTGATCAAAGTCAAAGACGATGCCTATCACCAAGAAACGCCTGTGCCGGAAGGCGACGGTCAGTTGTTGAAGGCGCAGGAATGGGACAAGCGTTGGGTGCGAATTCAACGACCCAGCGTCGTTGTTGGCGGTGAATTGGTAATGGAGAACCTCGAAGTTCGCCACGATCATCGATCCAATATCTGCGAAGCACCGCTTCAGATGAAAAGCAACTGCGGTTGTCTGTTGATCGATGACTTTGGCCGTCAACGAATTGCTCCGGAAGAGTTGCTCAACCGGTGGATTGTGCCGCTGGAAAATCGATGCGATTACTTGACGTTGCCAACGGGTAAGAAGATTCAGATCCCGTTTGAGCAGCTCATCTTGTTCTCGACCAATTTGAACCCGGACGACCTTGTTGACGAAGCGTTTCTTCGCCGCGTCCCCTACAAGATCTTTGTGAACGACCCGTCGCCCGACGAGTTTCGGTCGCTCATGAAAACAGTCGCTTCGCAAATGGGTTTCCCTGAGACACCCGAAGCCGCCAACCATTTGCTCGCCTACTACAAGCAAAACAATCGACCACCGCGTCGATGCCACCCGCGAGATTTGCTGACGCAAGTCGCTAACTTCTGTCGTTACCGTCGATTGCCTTTGACGTTGCGGCCGGAGTACCTCGATCAAGCATGCCGTAGTTACTTCAGTGCTCTCTAGGTTTTGTTCTAGGCGTGGCTGACCCTTCAATAGGGAATGCTCGACGTCTACTGATTTTTCGAAAACAGCGGATTCCATCAAAGAATTCGTGCCGAACCAGACTTTCCATTCGCCGCTCAACAATGTCGTTCACAGTCGCCCGATGACCGTCAAGACAACCCAAACGATCGCTCCCGGATACGAACCAATCACCGGCTACACGCTGGAGAAAAAGATTGGTGAAGGCGGCTTTGGTGAAGTTTGGTTGGCCAATGCGCCAGGCGGATTGAAGAAAGCGGTCAAGTTTGTGTTTGGTGCCAACGACGCCAGACGCGGTTCGCGTGAGCTGAAATCGTTGGAGCGAATCAAGGGAGTTCACCACCCGTTTCTGTTGACTCTGGAGCGATTTGGAATCGTGGACGATCGCTTGGTGATCGTCACGGAACTGGCTGACGGATCGCTCGAAGACGTACTGAAACGACATCAAGACCGCGGTTCATGTGGTATTCCCCGGGCCGCTTTGTTGTCGTATCTGCATGATGCAGCGGATGCTTTGGATTACTTGCACGGCAGCTATCAACTACAGCACCTCGACGTGAAGCCAGGAAATTTGTTGTTGGTCGGTGGGCACGTCAAGGTTGGTGACTTTGGGTTACTCAAAGATCTGCGAGAGATCGATCACTCGGTGATTGGCGGATTGACCCCCATCTACGCTCCGCCGGAGTTGTTTGACGGTCGGCCATGCATCAACAGCGATCAGTATTCGCTCGCGGTGATGTATCAAGAGTTGTTGACCGGTACGCGTCCATTCACCGGTCGTACGATCGCGCAATTGGCAACGCAGCACATCCATGCCGCACCCGTGTTGGATTCATTGCCAGCAGCCGACCGTGTGGCGGTGGCGCGAGCATTGGAGAAAGACCCGGAACGTCGTTTCGACTCGTGCAAGGACTTCGTCGAAGCACTGCGAACAACCCGTGGTCGCGATGAGACGGCCATCCATACTTCGACCAAACCAAGCATTCGGACTCGCCAGGAAGCCGTCGAAGACTTGCCAAGTCTGAAGTCGGGAAAGGCGATGGTCCACGCCCGTGTGACGGGACACGCCTTGGTGGTCGCCGTTGGTGGCGTCGGAGCAGAATGCTTGCATGAACTACGCAGCCGTGTTGCGACCTTGCATAGTGCTTGCCCCTTGGATCTGCATTCGGTATTGATCGACACGGACATGCATACCATTCACGCGGCTCGTTTGGCAGAAGCATCGGACCGCATTCCGCCGGCGACAATTCTGCACACACCGCTCAAATCGGCTCAGCAATACCGCGAAGGACGGACTGATCACTTCCGATCGTTGTCACGTCGTTGGATTTACAACGTGCCTCGCAGCGGTACGACCGAAGGCATGCGTCCACTGGGTCGGTTGGCGATGATTGATCACGCGAAAACCATCGACTCGGGGCTTCGCGAATCGATTGATCACTTGGCTGCGGTCTGTGGTGACCGCATTCCGTCGGTCTACATCATTGGTTCGCTTTCTGGTGGAACGGCCAGCGGAATGGTGATGGACTTGGCACCTCGGATTCGAACAATCTTGGATGAAGCGGGTCTGGAAAGCGCTTCGGTATTGCCGTTGTTGTCGACCGTATCGCTGCAGGGCAACCCGCACCAACCATTGACGCTTCATGATTCATTCGCCGCGATCTCTGAGATCGGTCACTACATGTTGCCCGAGAACAGTTATCCCGGGGATTCCGGCGTGGACTGGTCCGGAGTTCCTGCCTCTCGAAACCCGCTGCGAAATGCGTATGTGGTCGTCGACGGCGATCACGCTCTCCCAAAATCAGGTTCGGCCGCGGCAACGATGGTGGATTACCTGTGGGCGGATGCGACCGGTGCTGGCGAACTGTTGGCGGAAGCTCGACGAAGTGATCAAGCCGATGCTGCGGTGCTCGCGAAACCTATGCTGCGATCGGTCGGAGTGGCTCGGCTGAAATGTGTTCGCGCATTGGAAGAGAATTTGCTCGCGCCCGCTGCGGCACGTCACCTTTTGTTGCGTTGGCTCGGCAACCCCAATGAGTCACGTCAGATCGCAGGTCCAACAACCGAACGCTTACGGAAACGGTGCGGTCTGGACATCGCGAATTATTTGGACGAAGTGAAGGCACCGTTTGGCCAAGACGCGGACAACATCGCAAGAAATTTGTCCGAGATGCTTTCCCGTCTATCGGTTCAGGAAATCATGGATGGCCCACGAATCACGCGACTGTTGAAGGAAAAACTAAGCGAGTGTGATGTTTTGGATCGATTGGACCGCCGGGCGGCAACTCAAATGGTCATGCTTCGTCGCGAAGTGTCGGTCAGGATGCACGATGGACGAATCGATGTCACTTCCAGCATGCAGGCCACCGAAGGATTGATGAATTGGTGTTCGGCCCAAGTCCAAGAATTGGAACAATTCCGAACCGACCTACGCGAGCAGCAAACCGCGGTGCGGCAACAGCTGTGCTCCAATACAGACTTGGAAAGCGAAATCGAAGCGGCCGAGAAGTTGGCGATGATGGAGTTGAATCTGATTGCATCAGAAATGGCCGGCGAACAGCTCAAAGCATTTGCAAAACGAATTGAGAATCTGCATGCGACATTGACCAAGATGGCAGTCGGCATCGCGAAGGCCATTCGATGTGTTCCCGGTGACAATCGCGACACAGAGAATCCTTGGACGGAGATGCCGCAGGAGATTCAGATGCGTTTCAATGCGGTACTGGAAAACCTGCATTCGCAAACCGCGTCACCTTGGTTGCTCGGTCCGTTGCGTGACGCGAAAATCGAGTGGGACGAACAGGCGTTGGCAACTGATTTGGTCGGGAAGTGTTTACCCGTCGTCGAAAATGTGATCGACGCTCATCGACAGTCTTCTGCTAGTTTGACTGATTCAACGACCTCGTCAGCATCGGTTCTGACTCAGGATTCAGACCTGACTAATACCCAAGTGATCCCGGATCAACGCGACACCAACACGGCTCAGCTAGCCCGGACAGGTGTTTGCGAAACTCAAACATTTGAGCAACCACAGAACGGCACCTCGTTGTGGAATGAACAAACAACGATTGAATCCGCGTTGCGGGTTGCATCGCCACCGCTGCTGCAATGCGGCGGGCGGCAACGATTGTTGTTGTTGGTCGGAAGCGAGTCGGATCGTGAGCGTTTGGAACCCCAGGTTTCGTCCGCTCACACGGGCTCATTGACGACGGTGGTGATCCCGGGTGTGACTCCGATTTTGGTTCACGAAGCCCAGCAAATTCCGATTGATAATGTTTTGGAACAGCTGGAGTTGGTATCCGGCGGCAACACGCAGGTCAGCAAACGCTTGCACGCTCGCAGCGACGTGAACTGGAAAGAATAGCCAACCGCTTCTGGCAAACCGAAAAGCGTGTCAGGAAGCTCTTCACGCGTTGGTGTTCTGCGGCAACAGTTCCCAAAGTCGCGGATCGGCAAGTGATTCAGCGACCAAATGGACGTCCTCAAAAACGTGCGACCGAGTGTGCTCGTTCGGTACCGCGACCGTGACTGCACCGGCCGAAACCGCAGCTTTCGATCCGTTACCGCTGTCTTCTAAAACAAGCATCTCTGTTGGCGATACACGGAGCCGATCGGCCGCTTTCAAGTACATTTCTGGATTGGGCTTGCCGTGAGTAACATCGTCACCGGTCAACGCAAACGCCAGATCGTCCGACCATTCGGTAGTCGGCAAGATCATGTCCACGAACTTTCGACGACTGCTGGTGGCTAAACCGAACGGCAGTCCACTGGTTCGCAACCGTTCGATCCATTCCGCCAGACCTGGCATCGGTCGAAGTTCTCCGAGCAAAAGATCGCCGTAGACGTCATCGGACTCCGCGAGCAAAGACACCGGGTCGTCATCCAATTGGTGGTGATCGATCATTTGACCAACAGCGGACAAACCTACCCGCCCCATCATCTTCTGTTGCAGTTCCAATGTGAAAGTGTGACCGCGACGTTCCATCAACACTTGACCGACCTGGAAATAAATTCGCTCGGTATCGAACAACAGCCCATCCATGTCCAACGCAACGCCTCGAAGATGCATGTTCGCTCCAGATTTCAATGTGAGTTTGTCAGACCGTCGACCGCGACGATGGCAGCGGGCAATAACGTGAGATTGATCAAAGCGGACGCCGCCAATGTCGCGGCGATCAACATTCCAAAGGTGGCGGTGGGGATGAAGGGGCTGGTCATCAAAATGCCAAACCCAATCACCAATGCTAATGTCGCCAGCAAGATCGGAGCCGCCACATCCGTCGCCGCTTCCGTCGCAGCCACCACCACATCCACGCCGGCGGATCGTCCACGCTGATAGCCCGCAAGGAAGTGGATCGAACCGTCGATGGACAAACCAATGGAGACCGCACCAATCATGGCGGATCCTAAATCCAAACCTCCGCCGGCAAGTCCCATGACAGCCAAGACCAGCATCACCGGCAACGTGTTCGTCAGCAATGCGACGAGAGAGTATCGCAGGCTTCCGGTCGCGATTCCGATCAATATGCCGACCAAGGCCAGAGCGATCGCCAAGGCTTTCCATTGGTCGCGAAGCAAACTGCTGACGAGTTGAGACATCAGAACGGAGTAACCGGTAACGAGTGCTCGTTCATCAAACTTTTGGGCCAATTGCGAGACTTGATCGATGAGTTCTCGCTTCACTTCGCCAGGCAGGCTTTCTTCGCTTCGCAGCATGATTCTCAGTTCTCGTGTCTCACCTTCCTTTGGTGGATCAAACGTCAACAGAGCGTCAGCGAAAGTGGGAATCGCGGTTCGCATGCCTGCCAAGCGAACTTCGGGGGTCACGATGGATAGCAGTGGACTCTGAGCTGCAACTCCGTCCGCATCCGCAAGTGACAAGACCTTCGTCAGGCGATGAATTTCGCCGGTCGAGGAATCAACAACTTCCAGTTCACGCAGTTTGGTCTCCAAACTTTGAACTCGAGACACGTAGTCCGGCGAAATGGTTTCTGGTGCGGGAAGTACAACGTCCCATACCCCCGCTCCGCCCAACTGTTGCTCCACACGAGCATAAGCCTGAACGATGTTGCTGGTTTCTCGAAAGTTGCTTAGGAAGCTGGTTTCGGTTCGCAGTTGAGTGACCATCGTTATGCTTACGATCAGAGCGATGATAGAAACGATTGACAAAAGTTTGCTGTGACGCAGGCTGACTGACACCAGGTGAACGAGGAATCTTTCTGAGAGACTGGGTGCTCCGTTGGAGTGCGTTGGTTCAAGCGGAGTTCGTTTACCTGATGGCAGGCTCATCAAAGCCGCGGTGAACCAAACCAATGCGGCAACAATCGCCAATGCGGCAACAGCGGTCATCGTGCCAAATTGCTGAACCGGTCGCACTTCCGAGTTCAACAGCGAAGCGAATCCGGCCGCATCCGTCAGGCAGGTCCAGAGAATGGGAATCGCCAGAAACGCAGTGACTCGGACGATCGATTCATTAACAGGGGATTCGCCTGACCCGTTGGAGTTGTCTCGCGAACGGACGCCGATATGCATCACAGCGGCGACTACGATGACCGCGATGATGGCGATCAGAATGGTTGAGACCAAAGACATTTCCATTCCCAACGCGACGATGGATGCTCTCGTGCAAAGTGTCGCCCATACGATTGCCATGGTGGCCAGCAGGACAACGCGATAATCGCGAAGCGTCAACAGCATCACCAGGCTCAGCAGACCGATCGTGCCCAACGCCAATCGATTGCCATCAGCTTGGATCATGTCAAAAGCATCATCGAGCAACACGGGTTCACCTATCAGAACCGGGGCTCGTTGAGAAGGAATTTGATCAGCAAGCCGTCGCAATTCTGCAATGGCTGATTCGGTCTGCCCAGGTTGAAGCATCGCCACAATCGCAGCGGTCTTCTCGTCCTGCCCATGGGTGTACCCCGCAAAGAGATCCCGAAACGAATTCGCGACCGGATCGTCTTTCGCTAGCATCTTTGACGGAGGCGGCGGAGCTTCTGAACCAGATGGAAGCGATCCTGCTAGGAACGAAAACTGTGGCCGGATGTAAGCAAACGCCTGGACCAATTTCGAGACTGACAAAACGCCTCGAACGCCATCGATCGATTCAGCAGAGTTGGTCCATGCTCGATTCCGGGCGACTCCCTCAGGGGTCATCAATTCGGCGTCATCGTAGACCAACATGACGACCAAATTGCCGCCAAAGGTTCGCTGCAGATGCTGATACTGATTCAGCGTTGGATCGGTTGGAGAAAACATCGCCGCCAGGGAACGGTCCATCCCCAGGTCTGTCTGGTAGATCGCCAGCGGGATCGCCGACAGACAACCGATGAGGAATAACCACCAACGCCAAACCCAAAGCAATCGAGCCAGAGTGTGTCGTGGCGACGCGATCAGCGAAGTTCTCACGACGCGGCCGGCTTCGTACCTTCGGTCGGTTCGTCCGGCGCCCTCCGGCCTGGTA of the Rhodopirellula baltica SH 1 genome contains:
- a CDS encoding HAD family hydrolase; the protein is MHLRGVALDMDGLLFDTERIYFQVGQVLMERRGHTFTLELQQKMMGRVGLSAVGQMIDHHQLDDDPVSLLAESDDVYGDLLLGELRPMPGLAEWIERLRTSGLPFGLATSSRRKFVDMILPTTEWSDDLAFALTGDDVTHGKPNPEMYLKAADRLRVSPTEMLVLEDSGNGSKAAVSAGAVTVAVPNEHTRSHVFEDVHLVAESLADPRLWELLPQNTNA
- a CDS encoding serine/threonine protein kinase, translated to MTVKTTQTIAPGYEPITGYTLEKKIGEGGFGEVWLANAPGGLKKAVKFVFGANDARRGSRELKSLERIKGVHHPFLLTLERFGIVDDRLVIVTELADGSLEDVLKRHQDRGSCGIPRAALLSYLHDAADALDYLHGSYQLQHLDVKPGNLLLVGGHVKVGDFGLLKDLREIDHSVIGGLTPIYAPPELFDGRPCINSDQYSLAVMYQELLTGTRPFTGRTIAQLATQHIHAAPVLDSLPAADRVAVARALEKDPERRFDSCKDFVEALRTTRGRDETAIHTSTKPSIRTRQEAVEDLPSLKSGKAMVHARVTGHALVVAVGGVGAECLHELRSRVATLHSACPLDLHSVLIDTDMHTIHAARLAEASDRIPPATILHTPLKSAQQYREGRTDHFRSLSRRWIYNVPRSGTTEGMRPLGRLAMIDHAKTIDSGLRESIDHLAAVCGDRIPSVYIIGSLSGGTASGMVMDLAPRIRTILDEAGLESASVLPLLSTVSLQGNPHQPLTLHDSFAAISEIGHYMLPENSYPGDSGVDWSGVPASRNPLRNAYVVVDGDHALPKSGSAAATMVDYLWADATGAGELLAEARRSDQADAAVLAKPMLRSVGVARLKCVRALEENLLAPAAARHLLLRWLGNPNESRQIAGPTTERLRKRCGLDIANYLDEVKAPFGQDADNIARNLSEMLSRLSVQEIMDGPRITRLLKEKLSECDVLDRLDRRAATQMVMLRREVSVRMHDGRIDVTSSMQATEGLMNWCSAQVQELEQFRTDLREQQTAVRQQLCSNTDLESEIEAAEKLAMMELNLIASEMAGEQLKAFAKRIENLHATLTKMAVGIAKAIRCVPGDNRDTENPWTEMPQEIQMRFNAVLENLHSQTASPWLLGPLRDAKIEWDEQALATDLVGKCLPVVENVIDAHRQSSASLTDSTTSSASVLTQDSDLTNTQVIPDQRDTNTAQLARTGVCETQTFEQPQNGTSLWNEQTTIESALRVASPPLLQCGGRQRLLLLVGSESDRERLEPQVSSAHTGSLTTVVIPGVTPILVHEAQQIPIDNVLEQLELVSGGNTQVSKRLHARSDVNWKE
- a CDS encoding efflux RND transporter permease subunit, giving the protein MRTSLIASPRHTLARLLWVWRWWLFLIGCLSAIPLAIYQTDLGMDRSLAAMFSPTDPTLNQYQHLQRTFGGNLVVMLVYDDAELMTPEGVARNRAWTNSAESIDGVRGVLSVSKLVQAFAYIRPQFSFLAGSLPSGSEAPPPPSKMLAKDDPVANSFRDLFAGYTHGQDEKTAAIVAMLQPGQTESAIAELRRLADQIPSQRAPVLIGEPVLLDDAFDMIQADGNRLALGTIGLLSLVMLLTLRDYRVVLLATMAIVWATLCTRASIVALGMEMSLVSTILIAIIAVIVVAAVMHIGVRSRDNSNGSGESPVNESIVRVTAFLAIPILWTCLTDAAGFASLLNSEVRPVQQFGTMTAVAALAIVAALVWFTAALMSLPSGKRTPLEPTHSNGAPSLSERFLVHLVSVSLRHSKLLSIVSIIALIVSITMVTQLRTETSFLSNFRETSNIVQAYARVEQQLGGAGVWDVVLPAPETISPDYVSRVQSLETKLRELEVVDSSTGEIHRLTKVLSLADADGVAAQSPLLSIVTPEVRLAGMRTAIPTFADALLTFDPPKEGETRELRIMLRSEESLPGEVKRELIDQVSQLAQKFDERALVTGYSVLMSQLVSSLLRDQWKALAIALALVGILIGIATGSLRYSLVALLTNTLPVMLVLAVMGLAGGGLDLGSAMIGAVSIGLSIDGSIHFLAGYQRGRSAGVDVVVAATEAATDVAAPILLATLALVIGFGILMTSPFIPTATFGMLIAATLAASALINLTLLPAAIVAVDGLTNSH
- a CDS encoding AAA family ATPase → MANDLVPLGWVVRNQCKQLQMLASRMNALLTDTHNFESAALGGLLTDDTFWPAEPRSLNELGLSVSFIEALTIKSIHQIGTISGRNVATMMGLPFRLVEPIVDALRTRKFVAHVRPAAFNDYYYSLTELGQKRAQTHLQQCSYIGPAPVPLADYTLSVEAQAAGVDPIERDDLQASLSKISYQDELLDQIGPAINSNTGMFLFGPPGNGKTTIARSLTQCLGQEIWIPHAILDDGNLIKVKDDAYHQETPVPEGDGQLLKAQEWDKRWVRIQRPSVVVGGELVMENLEVRHDHRSNICEAPLQMKSNCGCLLIDDFGRQRIAPEELLNRWIVPLENRCDYLTLPTGKKIQIPFEQLILFSTNLNPDDLVDEAFLRRVPYKIFVNDPSPDEFRSLMKTVASQMGFPETPEAANHLLAYYKQNNRPPRRCHPRDLLTQVANFCRYRRLPLTLRPEYLDQACRSYFSAL